CGAACGCGGCGTTGTGGATGATCAGCTCGGCGTCGCGCACGAACGCCTGGATCTCGTGCATGACCTCGGCAAACTTCGGCTTGTCGGCCAGGAATTCGGCGGTCAGGCCGTGGATGGCCACGGCGTCCTCGGGCACGTCGCGCTCGGGGTTGATGTAGAAGTGCAGGTTGCGCCCGGTCAGGCGCCGGTTGACCAGTTCCACGCAGCCAATTTCGATCAGGCGATCGCCGGTGGCGTGGTTCAGGCCGGTGGTTTCGGTATCGAGAACGATCTGTCGCATGGGGCAGGATTGTAATCGCTGGCGCCGGGGCGCCGGGTGAGGATCTGAGCGGACGTCAGGCGTTGAGCGATTCCACGCCGCGGTTGGCCAGCCGGTCCGCGCGTTCGTTGCCGGGGTGGCCGGCGTGGCCGCGCACCCAGTGCCATTCGATCACGTGCGGCTGGCGCGCTTCGTCCAGCATCTGCCAGAGGTCGGCGTTCTTGACCGGCTTCTTGTCGGCCGTCAGCCAGCCGCGCTTCTTCCAGCCCGAGATCCACTCGCTGATGCCTTTTTGCACGTACTGCGAGTCGGTGTAGATGTTAATCACGCAGGGCCGCTTGAGCGCGCGCAGCGCCTCGATCACGGCCATCAGCTCCATGCGGTTGTTGGTGGTCGGGTTCTCGCCGCCGAACAGTTCTTTCTCGTGGTCGCCGGCGACCAGCACGGCGCCCCAGCCGCCAGGGCCGGGATTGCCCTTGCAGGCGCCGTCGGAATAAATCGTGACTTCTTGCATCGGAAAAAAGTGAGATGGCCCGGCGCTACTGGCCGGGCGGGGTCTTGTGGTGCTTGCCGTGGGTGCCCGTGGGCGTGGCCACCGGGGCCGCCACGGGCGCCAGGGCCGGCTTGGCCGTCTTCCAGGCCGGGCCGACCAGGCGGATGTTCTTGACGCGCTTGACGGCCGAGATCATGTAGACCGAGCCGAAGATGGGCCACCAGCGGTCGCCCGCCTTCTCCATGAACGCGGCGCGCTGCAGCCAGCGCTCGGTGCGGTAGGGCGGGCAGTAGCAGCCAAACCGGCCGCGGATGATCTCGAAGCCCAGCAGCTTGAGCCAGTCCTTGATCCGCACGAAGCCGATGGTCTGGGCGTCGCTGGGCAGGAACGGCGTGGCGCCCAGGCGGTTCAGGCCCTGCCGGGCGCCCCACAGGCTCATGGGGTTGAAGCAGGTCACGACCACGCGGCCTTCCGGCATCAGCACGCGCGACACCTCGCGCAGCACTTCGTGCGGGTCCTCGGAAAATTCCAGGATATGGGGCAGGGTGACCAGGTCGATACTCTGCGTCTCGAACGGCAGTTCGTCGAAGCGGCACAGCAGCTGGCGGGCGTCGGGGTGCGTCTCGCGCGGGCCGTGCGGGCCGGCGCGGCCGTCCAGCGCCAGCGCCGAGAACGGCATGCGGTTCTCGCGCAGCGTGTCGACGTGGGGCAGGCCCAGCTGCACCGCGTGATAGCCGAAGATGTCCGTCACCGTCCGGTCGTACTGGCGCGATTCCCACTCGAGCATGTACTGCCCGGGCGGCGAGGCGAGCCATTCTTCCCAATCTATAATCGGTCGGTTGGACATAGGAGCACACATGTTGAAAGTGGAGCCGATCCCCGCCTTCCAGGACAACTATATCTGGGCGATCCACGACGGCCAATGCGCCGCCGTGGTGGACCCAGGCGAGGCCGGGCCCGTGGAGCGCTTTCTGGCGCAACGCGGGCTGGCATTGGGCGCTATTGTAATCACCCATCACCACGGCGATCACCAGGGCGGCGTTTCGGACCTGCTGGCGAGCCATCCCGACGGCCCCGACGGCGCCCCGGTGCCGGTCATCGGCCCGGCCGGCGAGCGGATCGGCCACCGCACCCAGGCCGTGCGCGAGGGCGACACCGTGTCGCTGGCCCACCCGGCCGCCACGTTCCGGGTCATCGACGTGCCGGGCCACACGGCCGGCCACGTGGCCTATGCGGGGGACCTGCCCGGCGTGGGCCCGGTGGTGTTCTGCGGCGATACCCTGTTCGCCAGCGGCTGCGGGCGGCTGTTCGAGGGCACGCCGGCGCAGATGCTGGCGTCGCTGGACAAGCTGGCCGCGCTGCCCGGCGACACCCGCGTCTATTGCGCCCACGAGTACACGCGCAGCAACGTCCGCTTTGCGCGGGCCGTGGAGCCGGACAACGCCGCGCTGGGCGCCTGGTCAGACCAGGTAGACGCGCTGCGCCAAGCCGATACCCCCACCGTGCCGACCACGCTGGCCCACGAGCGGGCGGTCAACCCGTTCCTGCGCTCACGCGAGCCGGCCGTGCGCGCGGCCGTCCAGGCGCAGGGCGGCGACGTCAGCAGCGACGCCGCGGCGTTCGGCGCGCTGCGCGGCTGGAAGGACAATTTCCGCTGAGCCGGGCGGCCGGCAGTCGATACATTTCAGACGTTTCTCATCCGTCCGGACGGGCTTGGCCGGCCGTCCAGGTATCGGAAGATGTCCAATTTGCATCTTCGGGAAAATCTCATTGACGTGCCCCGGCCTTTTCCATAGGATCAGGCCAAATTTTTGGCGTCACTTTCAGAGAACTTAATGCGATTTGGTCGATTTCTGGCGGTAGTTGCGTGTGCCGCGCTGCTTGCAGCCTGCGCCGGCACACCCACTCCGCCCGCCGGCGAGATGGCCGGCACGCCGACCGCCCTGGAATCCGGTCCGCCCAAGGACCCGCTCAACACCCTGAACAGCACTGGCCGCGCCGGCTCGCTGGCCGGCGCGCCGGTGGTCAACGTCGACCAGGCCAGCGTGGACTGGCTGCGCGGCCCGTCCGCCGATATCTGGGCCCGCATCCGCAAGGGCTTCACGATGCCGGACCTGGAAGGCACGCTGGTCGACGACCGCACGCAGTGGTATGCCGCGCGCCCCGACTACATGGAACGGATGGTCGGCCGGTCGAGCCGCTACCTGTACCACATCGTGGAAGAGCTGGAGCGCCGCAACATGCCCACCGAGCTGGCGCTGCTGCCGTTCGTGGAGAGCGCGTTCAACCCCCAGGCGGAATCGACGGCCAAGGCGGCCGGCATGTGGCAGTTCATCCCGAGCACGGGCAAGTCCTACAACCTCAAGCAGAACATGTTCCGCGACGAGCGGCGCGACGTGCTGGCGTCCACCGACGCCGCGCTGGACTACCTGTCGCGGCTGCACGATATGTTCGGCGACTGGCACCTGGCGCTGGCGGCCTATAACTGGGGCGAGGGCGCCGTGTCGCGCGCCATCGCACGCAACCAGGCGCGCGGGCTGCCCACCGACTACGCCAGCCTGACCATGCCGAACGAGACGCGCTACTACGTGCCGAAGCTCCAGGCGGTCAAGAACATCATCGCCAACCCGGCCGCGTACGGCGTGAAGCTGCCCGACATTCCCGACCATCCGTACTTCGTCACGGTCACCACGTCGCGCGACATCGACGTGGCGCTGGCGGCCAAGCTGGCCAACATGCCGCTGGACGAGTTCAAGGCGCTGAACCCGTCGTTCAACCGGCCCGTGATCCTGGGCGCGGCCAATCCGCAGATCCTGCTGCCGTTCGACAACGCCGAGCGCTTCCAGTACAACCTCAACACCTACCGGGGCGGCCTGTCGACGTGGACGGCGATCTCGGTGGATAGCCGCGAGCGGGTGGAGGCACTGGCGGCGCGGCTCAATGTCGATGCCGATACCCTGCGCGAGATCAACCGCATTCCCAAGGGCATGCGCCTGAAGGCCGGGTCGACGGTGATGATCCCCCGCACCGAGCGCCATGACCAGGACATCAGCGCGTCGCTGGTGGATACCGCGATGCTGGCCGTGGAGCCCGACGTGCCCGACGCCAAGCGCGTGGTCGTCAAGGCGGGCCGGCGCGATACCGTGGTGTCCGTGGCGCGCCGCTACGGCGTGTCGCCCCGGCAGGTGCAGTCGTGGAACAAGCTGTCGGGCAGCAAGCTCGTGGCCGGGCAGAGCCTGGTACTGATGCTGCGGCCCAATTCGGCTGCGGCGGCGCGGGCCGAGCGCGGCGACGATGGCGACGATGCGCCCGCGCGCAGTGCCGCGCGGGGCAAATCGACCGGCAAGCCGGCGGGCAAGGCGGTTGCGGCCCGGTCGTCGAAAGCCGACAAGGCGGAAAAGGCCGAGCCGCGCAAGCGCGTGGTGGTGGAGGCCACGCCGCGCAAGGCGGCTGCTGCCAAGTCCGCCGCCAAGCCGGCGCCGGCCAAGTCGACGTCATCGGCCACGTCGGCCAAGTCCACCAAGGGCCACGCGCGCTAGTTCGCGGCAACCCTGACCCCTGGCTCCAGACGCCCCGGCCCCGCGCCGGGGCGTTTTGTTTTGGGGCGCACGGCGGCGCCGACAAACCGCTTGGCCGCGATGCGGTCATGGTAGATTCTCCAGAAAACAAGGCCGGGCCGAACGCCATCGGCACCGCATTCCGACCATGACAAGCGGAGGAGACACCATGACGGCAAGCCGTGCCCTGCACGCGCGATCCCTGGCCGACAAGGCCGGATTCTGGGCCGAACAGGCCGCGCGGATCGACTGGGAAACCCCGTTCGAACGCGTGCTCGACGACAGCCGCCCGCCGTTCGCGCGCTGGTTCGTCGGCGGGCGCACCAACCTGTGCCACAACGCCGTGGACCGCCACCTGGCCGCGCGCGGCGACCAGCGCGCGCTGGTCTACGTGTCGACCGAGACCGACACCGAGCGCGTCTACACCTACCTGCAACTGCACGACGAAGTGAACCGCATGGCCGCCACGCTGCAGGCGCTGGGCGTGCAGCGCGGCGACCGCGTGCTGGTCTACATGCCGATGATCCCCGAGGCGATGTTCGCGATGCTGGCCTGCGCGCGGATCGGGGCCGTGCACTCGGTGGTGTTCGGCGGGTTTGCGTCGGTCAGCCTGGCCGCGCGCATCGACGATGCCCGGCCGAAGGTGATCGTCAGCGCCGACGCCGGGTCGCGCGCGGGCAAGGTCGTGCCGTACAAGCCGCTGCTGGACGAGGCGATCCGCCTGGCCGGCCATCATCCGGACAAGGTGCTGCTCGTCGACCGCAATCTGGCGGAAATGCCACGTACCGAAGGCCGCGACGAGGACTACGCCGCGTGGCGCGACAAGGTGGCCGGGCAGGTGGTGCCGTGCGTGTGGCTGGAGTCCAGCGAGCCGTCGTACGTGCTCTACACGTCGGGCACCACGGGCAAGCCCAAGGGCGTGCAGCGCGACACCGGCGGCTACGCGGTGGCGCTGGCCACGTCCATGGCGTACATCTTCTGCGGCAAGCCGGGCGACACGATGTTCACGGCATCCGACGTGGGCTGGGTGGTCGGCCACAGCTATATCGTCTACGCGCCGCTGCTGGCCGGCATGACCTCGGTGATGTACGAAGGCACGCCGATCCGGCCCGACGGCGGCATTCTGTGGCGCATCGTGGAGACACATCGCGTCAACATCCTGTTCAGCG
This sequence is a window from Cupriavidus pauculus. Protein-coding genes within it:
- the rnhA gene encoding ribonuclease HI, which produces MQEVTIYSDGACKGNPGPGGWGAVLVAGDHEKELFGGENPTTNNRMELMAVIEALRALKRPCVINIYTDSQYVQKGISEWISGWKKRGWLTADKKPVKNADLWQMLDEARQPHVIEWHWVRGHAGHPGNERADRLANRGVESLNA
- a CDS encoding class I SAM-dependent methyltransferase, with protein sequence MSNRPIIDWEEWLASPPGQYMLEWESRQYDRTVTDIFGYHAVQLGLPHVDTLRENRMPFSALALDGRAGPHGPRETHPDARQLLCRFDELPFETQSIDLVTLPHILEFSEDPHEVLREVSRVLMPEGRVVVTCFNPMSLWGARQGLNRLGATPFLPSDAQTIGFVRIKDWLKLLGFEIIRGRFGCYCPPYRTERWLQRAAFMEKAGDRWWPIFGSVYMISAVKRVKNIRLVGPAWKTAKPALAPVAAPVATPTGTHGKHHKTPPGQ
- the gloB gene encoding hydroxyacylglutathione hydrolase codes for the protein MLKVEPIPAFQDNYIWAIHDGQCAAVVDPGEAGPVERFLAQRGLALGAIVITHHHGDHQGGVSDLLASHPDGPDGAPVPVIGPAGERIGHRTQAVREGDTVSLAHPAATFRVIDVPGHTAGHVAYAGDLPGVGPVVFCGDTLFASGCGRLFEGTPAQMLASLDKLAALPGDTRVYCAHEYTRSNVRFARAVEPDNAALGAWSDQVDALRQADTPTVPTTLAHERAVNPFLRSREPAVRAAVQAQGGDVSSDAAAFGALRGWKDNFR
- a CDS encoding transglycosylase SLT domain-containing protein, encoding MRFGRFLAVVACAALLAACAGTPTPPAGEMAGTPTALESGPPKDPLNTLNSTGRAGSLAGAPVVNVDQASVDWLRGPSADIWARIRKGFTMPDLEGTLVDDRTQWYAARPDYMERMVGRSSRYLYHIVEELERRNMPTELALLPFVESAFNPQAESTAKAAGMWQFIPSTGKSYNLKQNMFRDERRDVLASTDAALDYLSRLHDMFGDWHLALAAYNWGEGAVSRAIARNQARGLPTDYASLTMPNETRYYVPKLQAVKNIIANPAAYGVKLPDIPDHPYFVTVTTSRDIDVALAAKLANMPLDEFKALNPSFNRPVILGAANPQILLPFDNAERFQYNLNTYRGGLSTWTAISVDSRERVEALAARLNVDADTLREINRIPKGMRLKAGSTVMIPRTERHDQDISASLVDTAMLAVEPDVPDAKRVVVKAGRRDTVVSVARRYGVSPRQVQSWNKLSGSKLVAGQSLVLMLRPNSAAAARAERGDDGDDAPARSAARGKSTGKPAGKAVAARSSKADKAEKAEPRKRVVVEATPRKAAAAKSAAKPAPAKSTSSATSAKSTKGHAR
- a CDS encoding propionate--CoA ligase, with translation MTASRALHARSLADKAGFWAEQAARIDWETPFERVLDDSRPPFARWFVGGRTNLCHNAVDRHLAARGDQRALVYVSTETDTERVYTYLQLHDEVNRMAATLQALGVQRGDRVLVYMPMIPEAMFAMLACARIGAVHSVVFGGFASVSLAARIDDARPKVIVSADAGSRAGKVVPYKPLLDEAIRLAGHHPDKVLLVDRNLAEMPRTEGRDEDYAAWRDKVAGQVVPCVWLESSEPSYVLYTSGTTGKPKGVQRDTGGYAVALATSMAYIFCGKPGDTMFTASDVGWVVGHSYIVYAPLLAGMTSVMYEGTPIRPDGGILWRIVETHRVNILFSAPTAIRVLKKQDPALLTRHDLSSLRLLFLAGEPLDEPTARWIQDGIGKPVVDNYWQTESGWPIIAIQRGVEPLPAKLGSPGVPAYGYDLRIVDEVTGQECPPNQKGVVAIDYPLPPGCMTTVWGDDDRFIRTYWSAVPNRQCYSTFDWGVRDDDGYVFILGRTDDVINVAGHRLGTREIEESLSSHPGVAEVAVVGVQDALKGQVALGFCIARDASRTGSEADRLAFEGELMKTVEQQLGAVARPARVFFVNALPKTRSGKLLRRAIQAVAEGRDPGDLTTIEDPTALEQVKTALG